In the Athene noctua chromosome 25, bAthNoc1.hap1.1, whole genome shotgun sequence genome, one interval contains:
- the LOC141970428 gene encoding dynein axonemal assembly factor 19-like isoform X1: protein MEADGALDPAALERELRAAVAADERRERENEAKLRAVRQRVPSYEEFRSDGGCPGRGGGFRNIVLASHLKPLEKKDKMGKRRNVLWNPCAVRAKAPQASDVEIPQELDQLPRTSAEFYRDWRRCLKSGREKYQFLLELGGEALGRIFQADLGFGLLGEFLTVLAENICHEDRDAVLQILQSLSGTKRFGLNVDLLSESEKESSRDLLRKLRNMSGGYGTAGHPSSPAGCGAEREAPLMDSSLQREAEEDRRVMELRKCYRVN from the exons atggAGGCGGACGGAGCCCTCGACCCCGCGGCGCTGGAGCGGGAGCtgcgggcggcggtggcggccgaCGAGAGGCGGGAGAGGGAGAACGAGGCCAAGCTGCGGGCCGTGCGCCAGCGCGTCCCCTCCTACGAGGAGTTCAGGTCCGACGGGGGatgcccggggcggggcgggggcttcAG GAACATCGTGCTGGCATCACACCTGAAGCCTCTAGAGAAAAAGGACAAGATGGGTAAGAGGAGGAATGTGCTGTGGAATCCCTGTGCAGTCCGTGCCAAGGCCCCGCAAGCCAGCGACGTGGAAATACCCCAG gaactgGATCAACTGCCCAGAACCTCTGCCGAATTTTACAGAGATTGGCGCAGATGCTTAAAAAGCGGAAgagaaaaataccagtttttGCTTGAACTCGGAGGGGAGGCCTTGGGCAGAATTTTTCAGGCTGACTTGGGCTTTGGCCTCCTGGGTGAATTCCTTACGGTGCTGGCAGAGAACATCTGTCACGAAGACAGAGATGCCGTCCTTCAGATCTTACAGAGCCTTTCGGGCACCAAGCGCTTCGGGTTAAACGTGGATCTTCTGAGCGAGTCCGagaaggagagcagcagggattTGTTGAGGAAGCTGCGGAACATGAGTGGGGGTTACGGCACCGCTGGCCATCCCAGCAGCCCAGCTGgctgtggagcagagagggaagcccccctcatggacagcagcttgcaAAGGGAAGCCGAGGAGGACAGGAGAGTGATGGAGCTGAGGAAATGTTACCGGGTCAACTGA
- the LOC141970144 gene encoding Ig-like V-type domain-containing protein FAM187A, translated as METRLLGAAALLCLVDVLQAFAIEDKGDLFKRMVCPSFLMFDNAAYWADMTFELPCNCKPEEVSSVVWYFQKDLGSAKTTVLTDFSGTVVVDSGHIERGSSVLKRFSIRMFSLIVFRAQVTDSGHYLCGTKQGDFFYGYDVDVQPTTDIAVAFVDRGQHVQEDDTQKLFSLFTSFWDWTKCDRCGVRGEQRRIGLCYVQSAQLNPRYRTAVPNVTSCGSRAVPARFQHPVHLRRPEVAIRSCLSPCPKEEAPEEGVQAISNVIAKLGEKPWLPRVPMQFHKQPAGTGLILACPGARPEHAVAWDKGSVRLYRSHYLIGVSKRSRVFIDHGNHLHIPRLRHSDRGTYFCWREGKMVAGFQLRVTPRQQRRRTLRDPETINAIKVIGMSFAIITLIFILIHMCRYYWGREGAPPGCNGPARPQPGSLNAQASLP; from the coding sequence ATGGAGACGAGGCTGCTGGGAGCCGCCGCTCTCCTCTGCCTGGTAGATGTTCTCCAGGCTTTTGCCATCGAAGACAAAGGAGACTTGTTCAAGAGAATGGTTTGTCCCTCCTTCCTGATGTTCGACAACGCCGCTTACTGGGCCGACATGACCTTCGAGCTCCCTTGCAACTGCAAGCCTGAAGAGGTCTCTTCTGTCGTCTGGTACTTCCAGAAGGACCTGGGCAGCGCCAAAACCACAGTCCTGACGGACTTTTCCGGCACCGTGGTTGTTGACTCGGGCCACATTGAGAGGGGCAGCAGCGTGCTGAAGCGCTTCAGCATCCGAATGTTCAGCCTCATCGTCTTCCGAGCCCAGGTGACGGACTCGGGGCACTACCTGTGCGGCACTAAGCAAGGGGACTTCTTCTACGGCTACGACGTGGACGTGCAGCCCACCACGGACATCGCGGTGGCTTTTGTGGACAGAGGCCAGCACGTCCAGGAGGACGACACGCAGAAGCTCTTCAGcctcttcaccagcttctggGACTGGACCAAATGTGACCGCTGCGGGGTGAGAGGTGAGCAGCGGCGCATCGGGCTCTGCTACGTGCAGAGcgcccagctgaacccccgctACCGCACCGCTGTGCCCAACGTCACGTCCTGCGGCTCGAGGGCCGTCCCTGCACGTTTCCAGCACCCCGTCCACCTCCGGAGACCTGAGGTGGCCATCCGAAGCTGCCTGAGCCCTTGCCCGAAGGAGGAGGCCCCCGAGGAAGGCGTGCAGGCCATCTCCAATGTCATTGCCAAGCTGGGCGAGAAGCCCTGGCTGCCCCGCGTCCCCATGCAGTTCCACAAGCAGCCCGCTGGCACCGGCCTGATCCTCGCGTGCCCGGGAGCCCGGCCTGAGCACGCCGTGGCCTGGGACAAAGGCTCCGTCCGGCTCTACCGCTCCCACTACCTCATCGGCGTCAGCAAGAGAAGCCGGGTCTTCATCGACCACGGAAACCACCTGCACATCCCGCGGCTCCGCCACAGTGACAGAGGCACCTACTTCTGCTGGCGGGAGGGCAAGATGGTGGCCGGCTTCCAGCTCCGTGTGACCCCCCGGCAGCAGCGCCGGCGGACGCTCAGAGACCCCGAGACGATCAACGCCATCAAGGTCATCGGCATGAGCTTCGCCATCATCaccctcatcttcatcctcatccaCATGTGCCGCTACTACTGGGGGCGTGAGGGTGCCCCGCCAGGGTGTAACGGACCCGCACGGCCCCAGCCAGGCTCTCTTAATGCTCAGGCCAGCCTCCCGTGA
- the LOC141970428 gene encoding dynein axonemal assembly factor 19-like isoform X2 codes for MEADGALDPAALERELRAAVAADERRERENEAKLRAVRQRVPSYEEFRNIVLASHLKPLEKKDKMGKRRNVLWNPCAVRAKAPQASDVEIPQELDQLPRTSAEFYRDWRRCLKSGREKYQFLLELGGEALGRIFQADLGFGLLGEFLTVLAENICHEDRDAVLQILQSLSGTKRFGLNVDLLSESEKESSRDLLRKLRNMSGGYGTAGHPSSPAGCGAEREAPLMDSSLQREAEEDRRVMELRKCYRVN; via the exons atggAGGCGGACGGAGCCCTCGACCCCGCGGCGCTGGAGCGGGAGCtgcgggcggcggtggcggccgaCGAGAGGCGGGAGAGGGAGAACGAGGCCAAGCTGCGGGCCGTGCGCCAGCGCGTCCCCTCCTACGAGGAGTTCAG GAACATCGTGCTGGCATCACACCTGAAGCCTCTAGAGAAAAAGGACAAGATGGGTAAGAGGAGGAATGTGCTGTGGAATCCCTGTGCAGTCCGTGCCAAGGCCCCGCAAGCCAGCGACGTGGAAATACCCCAG gaactgGATCAACTGCCCAGAACCTCTGCCGAATTTTACAGAGATTGGCGCAGATGCTTAAAAAGCGGAAgagaaaaataccagtttttGCTTGAACTCGGAGGGGAGGCCTTGGGCAGAATTTTTCAGGCTGACTTGGGCTTTGGCCTCCTGGGTGAATTCCTTACGGTGCTGGCAGAGAACATCTGTCACGAAGACAGAGATGCCGTCCTTCAGATCTTACAGAGCCTTTCGGGCACCAAGCGCTTCGGGTTAAACGTGGATCTTCTGAGCGAGTCCGagaaggagagcagcagggattTGTTGAGGAAGCTGCGGAACATGAGTGGGGGTTACGGCACCGCTGGCCATCCCAGCAGCCCAGCTGgctgtggagcagagagggaagcccccctcatggacagcagcttgcaAAGGGAAGCCGAGGAGGACAGGAGAGTGATGGAGCTGAGGAAATGTTACCGGGTCAACTGA